The segment GGCGGATGCGTTCGCCGTCGGTCACACCGGCAGGAATTTTCACGCTCAGGGTCTTGCTGGTATCGCCGATCTGGAAGCTGATCTGCTTCGACTCACCAGACAGGGTTTCTTCAAGAAAAATCGGCAATTCCATTTCTACATCCTGCCCGCGACGGCCCGCACTGCGGCCCGATTGCCCACCAAATCCATTACCGCGCGAACCGAAGATCGAGCTGAAAAAGTCTGAAAAATCGCCGTTGTTCTCGAAACCACCACTGGAATGACCCTGCCAGCCCGGCGGCCCCTGGAAGGGCTGGCCATGCTGGCCGTACTGACGAATCTCATCGTATTCCGCGCGTTTTTCGGCACTTTTCAGTGCTTCATACGCTTCGTTGACGTCCTTGAACTTGCTCTCGGCGTCCTTTTCCTTGCTGACATCCGGGTGATATTTGCGCGCCAGCTTGCGATAGGCGGTCTTGATCGCCTTGTCGTCAGCCGTGGGCTCGACACCCAGGATCTTGTAATAGTCTTTGAAGTCCATGTAAGGATCACCATCCGTTATCAATATCGCGCCGTTCCAGGTCACCCAGAATGCTCTGGCTGACCGGCCTGTCGATTGACCGGTCTCAATCATGTGACGGAACGCCGCTGCAAAAGTTTATCGGCAGCCTACGGGCTTCACTCAATCGCCTGACAACTACCAAGCCAATGTCTGGAAGTTTGGGGGTGAAGGATAGTCTTTCAAGTGGATTAAAACCTACGAATTAGCGAATCGTCGCCCTTCGATTCTTCAGCGGTCTGACATACACTGCGCGGCCGTTTTTTAACCGGAACATGAAAGACATGAAAAGCGCCTCTCCAGCACGTGCCTGCGGTATCGACTTCGGCACGTCCAACTCCACCGTCGGCTGGCTTCGCCCAGGCGTGGAAACCCTCATCGCGCTGGAGGACGACAAGATCACCCTGCCCTCAGTGGTGTTCTTCAATATTGAAGAACGCCGCCCGGTGTATGGCCGTCTGGCGCTGCATGAGTACCTGGAAGGCTACGAAGGCCGCCTGATGCGCTCGCTCAAGAGCCTGCTGGGCTCCAAGCTGATCAAGCACGACACCAGCGTTCTGGGCACGGCGATGCCGTTCAAGGACTTGCTGGGGCTGTTTATCGCTCAGCTTAAAAAACGCGCCGAAGCGACCGCCGGTCGAGAATTTGAAGAAGTGGTGCTGGGACGCCCGGTTTTTTTCGTCGATGACGATCCCCTGGCCGACCAGGAAGCCGAAAACACCCTGACCGACGTGGCCCGTGCCATCGGGTTCAAGGAAGTGTCCTTCCAGTACGAACCGATCGCGGCGGCATTCGACTATGAGTCCACTATCGAACGCGAAGAGCTGGTACTGATCGTC is part of the Pseudomonas sp. ML2-2023-3 genome and harbors:
- the cbpA gene encoding curved DNA-binding protein, which codes for MDFKDYYKILGVEPTADDKAIKTAYRKLARKYHPDVSKEKDAESKFKDVNEAYEALKSAEKRAEYDEIRQYGQHGQPFQGPPGWQGHSSGGFENNGDFSDFFSSIFGSRGNGFGGQSGRSAGRRGQDVEMELPIFLEETLSGESKQISFQIGDTSKTLSVKIPAGVTDGERIRLKGQGAPGMGGGANGDLYLIIRFAPHPKFDVEGHDLVITVPLAPWEAALGTKVAIPTLTSKVMMTIRPDSQSGQRLRIKGHGLADKKGQRGDLYAQLKVVMPKQTDEATKALWQELADKAAFDPREQWSN